The sequence ACCGGCCAGGCCATCTCGATGCCCCACGACGAGGTGCGCGACTTTTTCTACGCCAACCAGAACTACTTCGACGCCATCGACAACGCCGCCGAAGGCCTCGCCACCGACCTGAACGTGACACAGTTTTCCATCCGCGACACCGAAGAAGCCATCCGGGCACGCCTTCGCAACAAGCACAATATTGAGGTGGAATCGTCGTTAAGCACCGACGGCACCCTCCACTCTTTCCATGCTGACCGCGGCCTGATCGAACTGTCCACCCTGCTCTCCACCGGCCAACGCGCCTTCCGCATGGCCACCGAACTCGCACACCTTGAAGCAGGCACGCTTATCGACGACGCCATCGGCAACGAACCATTCACCTCCGAAGCCTCCATCAACCTGGCTAGGCGCGGACTGGCCAGCTACTACGCCGCCGGTGTCATCCTGCCGTACACGCAGATTCACACCGAAGCCGAGCACGCTGGCTACGACGTGGAATACCTCGCAAATATATTCGGTGTGGGCTACGAAACCGCTGCAAGCCGCCTATCTACCCTGCAACGGACGAACCTGCGCGGCGTGCCGTTCACCTTCGTGCGCGTCGACCGTGCCGGCAACATGTCCAAACGCCAATCCGCCACCGGATTCCACTTCTCCACCTCCGGCGGCACCTGCCCCCTGTGGGGCCTCTACGCCAGCTTCAACACCCCCGGCGAAATCGTGCGCCAACACGCCCAAATGCCCGACGGACGCACCTACCTGTGGGTCGCGCGAACAGTGCGCCACCACCGCCGCACATTCCAGGACACCGAGAAACTCTTCGCCATCGGCCTAGGCTGTGAAACCCGGCACGCCGAACGCACCATCTACGCCCAGGGCCTCCCACTGAACCACGCCGACCAGGCCGACCCGATCGGTGCGGGGTGCCGCGTCTGCCCACGACAAAGCTGTGCCCAGCGCGCCTTCCCCGCAGTCCACATGCCATTAACTATTGACCCGCACTCCACCCACATCGCCCCCTACTAATCGTAGCTAGCCGCGCTGAGCTTGCGAAGCGCGCTCGTGTGAACGACCATAAAAAGGCACGAAGCGCGCTCTACAGGTTGATCATGTGGCCCTCAATGCCGTGGGCTGCTTCCTTCATCGCCTCAGACATCGTTGGGTGAATGTGCACGTTGCGTGCGATCTCGCCAGCGGTGAGGTCATATCGCTGCGCCAACGTCAGCTGCGGAGTCATATCGGAAACACCCTCGCCCACCATGTGCCCGCCGAGCAGCTCACCGAATTCCGCATCCGCAACCAACTTGACAAAGCCCTCGGTCGCCGCCGCGCCCACAGCTTTACCGTTCGCGGAGAATGGGAAGGTCGCGGTCTTGATCTCACGGTCAGGCCACTTCTCCTTCGCAGCTTCCTCGGTATAACCGAAGGATGCGACCTGCGGGTTACAGAAGGTAGCGCGTGGCATCATCTGATAATCACCCAAAGTCTGGGTCTCCGCACCCGCGATGACCTCCGCCGCAACAACACCCTGCGCCTCAGCAACGTGTGCCAGCTGCAGCTTCGCGGTCACATCGCCAATGGCGTAGATGCCGTCGACGTTGGTGCGCATGTACTCGTCGATAGCAATAGCGCCACGCTCAGTCAGCTCCACGCCGGTGTTCTCCAGGCCGTAACCCTCGGTGCGTGGGCGGAAACCAACAGACACCAGCACGCGGTCAACGGCGATGGTCTCAGTCTTGTCAGAGCCCTTCTTCTGGTAGTCCACCTCGACGGAATCACCATTGTCGCGCACCGCAGTAGTAGCGTGGCCCGCTAGCACCTTCACGCCGAGCTTCTTGTACACCTTGGTAATGGTCTTGGATACTTCTGGGTCCTCATTTGGCAGCACACGGTCCATGAACTCGATCACCGTGACATCGACACCATAGGCGTTAAGTACGTACGCGAACTCCATACCAATCGCACCGCCACCAACAACAACCATCTTCTCCGGCGCCTTCGGATTGAGGATCTGCTCTTCAAAAGACACCACATTCTCGGAGAACTCCACACCCTTGAGCGTGTTCACCACAGAGCCGGTGGCGATGATGCAGTCGTCGAAAGTGACAGTCTTTCCTTTATCGTCACCCTCGGTGATCTCGATGGTCTTCGCATCCTTAAAGGATCCCAGGCCGTTGATCTCGGTGATCTTGTTCTTCTTCATCAGGTAGTGGATACCGCCAACGATCTTCTCGGAGACCTTACGCGATCGCTTATGCGCGTCTTCGTAATCAAATTCCACATCACCTTTGATGCCGAAGACCTTCTTCTCATGGTTGAAGATATTCGCCACTTCAGCGTTCTTAATCAGCGATTTCGAAGGAATGCAACCCACGTTCAAGCAGACTCCTCCCCAATACTGCTTCTCAACAACCGCTACCTTCTTGCCCAGCTGAGCAGCGCGGATCGCGGCGACATAGCCGCCAGGGCCCGCA comes from Corynebacterium cystitidis and encodes:
- the ramB gene encoding acetate metabolism transcriptional regulator RamB produces the protein MSKTYVGSRLRQLRRERNLSQAALATALDLSASYVNQIEHDVRPLTVPVLLRITEAFGVDATFFSRDDDSRLLAELKDVVADQEIAAHDVELQELSELVYNHPTIARAMVDMHRRYRNVRDKLTMATDTRITTGQAISMPHDEVRDFFYANQNYFDAIDNAAEGLATDLNVTQFSIRDTEEAIRARLRNKHNIEVESSLSTDGTLHSFHADRGLIELSTLLSTGQRAFRMATELAHLEAGTLIDDAIGNEPFTSEASINLARRGLASYYAAGVILPYTQIHTEAEHAGYDVEYLANIFGVGYETAASRLSTLQRTNLRGVPFTFVRVDRAGNMSKRQSATGFHFSTSGGTCPLWGLYASFNTPGEIVRQHAQMPDGRTYLWVARTVRHHRRTFQDTEKLFAIGLGCETRHAERTIYAQGLPLNHADQADPIGAGCRVCPRQSCAQRAFPAVHMPLTIDPHSTHIAPY
- the lpdA gene encoding dihydrolipoyl dehydrogenase, translated to MANEHYDVVVLGAGPGGYVAAIRAAQLGKKVAVVEKQYWGGVCLNVGCIPSKSLIKNAEVANIFNHEKKVFGIKGDVEFDYEDAHKRSRKVSEKIVGGIHYLMKKNKITEINGLGSFKDAKTIEITEGDDKGKTVTFDDCIIATGSVVNTLKGVEFSENVVSFEEQILNPKAPEKMVVVGGGAIGMEFAYVLNAYGVDVTVIEFMDRVLPNEDPEVSKTITKVYKKLGVKVLAGHATTAVRDNGDSVEVDYQKKGSDKTETIAVDRVLVSVGFRPRTEGYGLENTGVELTERGAIAIDEYMRTNVDGIYAIGDVTAKLQLAHVAEAQGVVAAEVIAGAETQTLGDYQMMPRATFCNPQVASFGYTEEAAKEKWPDREIKTATFPFSANGKAVGAAATEGFVKLVADAEFGELLGGHMVGEGVSDMTPQLTLAQRYDLTAGEIARNVHIHPTMSEAMKEAAHGIEGHMINL